A genome region from Natronosalvus rutilus includes the following:
- the aglJ gene encoding S-layer glycoprotein N-glycosyltransferase AglJ — protein MDEHAGIESAASDGDASPADENADADGDANATSDADEESGSSTIDHPLPPEQVCILLPTLEEAATIGEIIDRFRERGYENVLVVDGDSSDGTRDIAREHGARVLTQSGSGKGQAVREAVEYVDARYVLMLDGDGTYDPADAETMLEPLSQGYEHVIGNRFANMDDDAMKRINGFGNRMINGAFGFIHGANYEDILSGYRAFTRDSFERLLLDSDGFTIETELAVECVRHGIETAVVPVSYRARPDESETNLHPLWDGGTIILTLYSLAKTNNPLFYFGSVGAASVISGIALATYVLWRWIQFSTGHEILAVVSAAAILLGVQLLMFGVLSDMIVTLHREQRRRLEQVRLESRRDRDDR, from the coding sequence ATGGACGAGCACGCAGGGATCGAGTCCGCCGCTTCCGACGGCGACGCATCACCCGCGGACGAGAACGCTGACGCGGATGGCGACGCGAACGCGACTAGCGACGCCGACGAGGAGTCTGGCTCGTCGACCATCGACCACCCACTGCCGCCCGAACAGGTCTGTATTCTGCTCCCCACACTCGAGGAGGCCGCGACCATTGGAGAGATCATCGACCGCTTTCGCGAACGCGGCTACGAGAACGTCCTCGTCGTCGACGGCGACTCGAGCGACGGCACGCGCGACATCGCCCGCGAGCACGGCGCTCGTGTGTTGACCCAGTCCGGCTCCGGGAAAGGGCAGGCCGTCCGCGAAGCCGTCGAGTACGTCGACGCCCGCTACGTCCTCATGCTCGACGGCGACGGCACCTACGACCCGGCCGACGCCGAAACGATGCTCGAGCCCCTGTCCCAGGGATACGAACACGTCATCGGAAATCGCTTCGCGAACATGGACGACGACGCGATGAAGCGCATCAACGGGTTCGGTAACCGGATGATCAACGGCGCGTTCGGGTTCATCCACGGGGCGAACTACGAGGACATCCTCTCGGGCTATCGCGCGTTCACCCGCGACTCGTTCGAGCGACTCCTCCTCGATTCCGACGGGTTCACCATCGAGACGGAACTCGCCGTCGAGTGCGTCCGCCACGGCATCGAGACGGCCGTCGTCCCGGTGAGTTACCGGGCGCGACCCGACGAATCGGAGACGAACCTCCACCCCCTCTGGGACGGTGGGACGATCATCCTGACGTTGTACTCGCTGGCGAAGACGAACAACCCACTGTTTTACTTTGGGAGCGTCGGCGCCGCGTCGGTCATCTCGGGAATCGCCCTCGCGACTTACGTGCTCTGGCGCTGGATCCAGTTCAGCACCGGCCATGAAATCCTCGCGGTCGTCTCCGCGGCCGCGATCTTGCTCGGCGTCCAGTTGCTCATGTTCGGCGTCCTCTCGGACATGATCGTCACCCTCCACCGCGAACAGCGACGACGCCTCGAGCAAGTTCGCCTCGAGAGTCGCCGGGATCGAGACGATCGGTAG
- a CDS encoding class I SAM-dependent methyltransferase — protein sequence MATDDSSHPLLAAIYDPATALAERTLLRPHREYLVDGLEGRVLDVGAGTGALFPYFAQVPDGDATFHAIEPDPHMRRQAASMAADLALAVDLRDARAEALPYQDESFDVVVASLVFCTIPGAEAALAEVKRVLRPGGEFRFLEHVRDDGWRGRVQSLVEPLWKRAAGGCHLTRQTASLFAADRAFDVTELERINLGVTPVRPFVRGRMRKRV from the coding sequence ATGGCGACGGATGACTCCTCCCACCCGCTGCTCGCGGCGATTTACGACCCGGCGACCGCACTCGCCGAACGAACCTTGCTTCGCCCCCACCGCGAGTACCTGGTCGACGGCCTCGAGGGCCGGGTGCTCGACGTCGGCGCGGGAACGGGTGCCCTCTTTCCGTACTTCGCCCAGGTGCCCGACGGAGACGCGACGTTCCACGCCATCGAACCCGATCCGCACATGCGCCGCCAGGCCGCGTCGATGGCCGCCGACCTGGCTCTCGCGGTTGACCTGCGAGACGCCCGGGCAGAGGCACTTCCCTACCAGGATGAGTCCTTCGACGTCGTCGTCGCCTCGCTGGTCTTCTGTACGATTCCGGGCGCCGAGGCCGCCCTCGCGGAAGTCAAGCGCGTCCTCCGTCCCGGCGGCGAGTTCCGCTTTCTCGAGCACGTTCGAGACGACGGCTGGCGCGGGCGGGTTCAGTCGCTGGTCGAACCGCTCTGGAAACGGGCCGCCGGCGGCTGTCATCTGACTCGACAGACCGCGTCGCTGTTCGCGGCCGACCGGGCATTCGACGTGACTGAACTCGAGCGGATCAACCTCGGCGTGACGCCGGTGCGGCCGTTCGTCCGGGGCCGGATGCGAAAACGGGTGTGA
- a CDS encoding class I SAM-dependent methyltransferase: MGHHTFDASRADKLERAERRYRFCSREELCWALDPAETDTVADLGSGTGFFTDDVAPHVETVYAVDLQDAMHNYYREKGVPENVDLVTADVSDLPFEDGDVDAAFSTMTYHEFASEAALEEITRVLAPGGRLAIVDWAASGTGQDGPPTDERYSADEATEALETAGFALEHVAVRPETFLLVATLE, from the coding sequence ATGGGACACCACACTTTCGACGCCTCGCGGGCGGACAAGCTCGAGCGCGCAGAGCGCCGGTACCGATTCTGCTCGAGGGAGGAGTTGTGCTGGGCGCTCGACCCCGCAGAAACCGACACCGTGGCCGACCTCGGGAGCGGGACGGGCTTTTTCACCGACGACGTGGCCCCGCACGTCGAGACGGTGTACGCCGTCGACCTCCAGGATGCGATGCACAACTACTACCGCGAGAAGGGCGTCCCCGAGAACGTCGACCTCGTCACGGCGGACGTGAGCGACCTCCCGTTCGAGGACGGGGACGTCGACGCCGCGTTCTCCACGATGACCTACCACGAGTTCGCGAGCGAGGCGGCCCTCGAGGAGATTACCCGCGTCCTGGCGCCGGGTGGGCGACTCGCCATCGTCGACTGGGCCGCGAGCGGCACCGGCCAGGACGGCCCGCCGACCGACGAGCGCTACAGCGCCGACGAGGCGACCGAGGCACTCGAGACGGCAGGCTTCGCCCTCGAGCACGTGGCGGTTCGCCCGGAGACGTTCTTGCTGGTCGCGACGCTCGAGTAG
- a CDS encoding DsbA family protein, translated as MALDTDITRRRALLAGGGTLAFGGGVAYLASRPDSNSSDETYIPETSNRSDETTGFGAELAGRPIAGDLDAPIDVYYWTDYLCPFCARFEAETLPRLGREYVDAGTVQFVLLPYPNIGSYSMEAMVWSLCVWDVVADETPAAYWNWHHRVFERQSDAESNSDWATADAFATITDETTDVPLADVEACREERSQDIQDSIQGDLALGQSAGIQGTPGFVIYNREADAAGRIVGAQPYDNFADAIEQVRNA; from the coding sequence ATGGCCCTCGACACGGACATCACACGACGGCGGGCGCTACTCGCCGGCGGCGGCACGCTCGCGTTCGGCGGCGGGGTCGCGTACCTGGCCTCGCGCCCGGACTCGAACTCGAGCGACGAGACGTACATCCCTGAAACGTCCAACCGGAGCGACGAGACGACCGGATTCGGCGCCGAACTCGCGGGGCGACCCATCGCCGGCGACCTCGACGCCCCCATCGACGTCTACTACTGGACCGACTACCTCTGTCCGTTCTGCGCACGGTTCGAGGCGGAGACGCTCCCGAGACTCGGTCGGGAGTACGTCGACGCCGGCACGGTACAGTTCGTCCTTCTTCCGTACCCAAACATCGGGAGCTACTCTATGGAAGCGATGGTCTGGAGCCTGTGCGTCTGGGACGTGGTCGCCGACGAGACGCCCGCGGCCTACTGGAACTGGCACCACCGTGTCTTCGAGAGGCAGTCGGACGCCGAGTCGAATTCCGACTGGGCGACCGCGGACGCGTTCGCGACGATCACCGACGAGACTACGGACGTACCGCTGGCCGACGTCGAGGCCTGTCGCGAGGAACGCTCACAGGACATTCAGGACTCGATCCAGGGCGACCTCGCCCTGGGGCAATCGGCCGGCATTCAGGGTACCCCCGGATTCGTCATCTACAATCGCGAGGCGGACGCAGCCGGAAGAATCGTCGGGGCCCAGCCGTACGACAACTTCGCGGACGCAATCGAGCAGGTTCGAAATGCATGA
- the aglM gene encoding UDP-glucose 6-dehydrogenase AglM: MNVSIVGSGYVGTTIAACLADLGHDVTNVEIDQDVVDTINAGEAPIHEAGLAERIAENAGERLRATTDYGAVRDSDLTFLCLPTPQHDDGSLDLTAMRAASESLGAALAEKDGDHLVVVKSTVLPGTTEDVVGPIVSKASGRPVGEGLELAMNPEFLRMGTAVEDFLEPEKVVVGATDSAAADTLRELYAPMRERGADFVETGVREAELIKYANNAFLASKVSLVNELGNVAKAYGVDAYEVLDAVGLDNRISEQFMRSGLGWGGSCFPKDVNALRAGAREQGYDPELLDAVVRVNDGQPRRLVDLLSNHVDLEGARIAVLGLSFKPGTDDVRKSRALEVIDSLLERGATVVGYDPVATENLQSTYPAYADRDGLEYAASAAEALEGADGAVVATDWPEFDDLTGALERMTTRVLVDGRRIDVSEADLEVYEGLTW, translated from the coding sequence ATGAACGTCTCTATCGTCGGCAGCGGCTACGTCGGCACGACGATCGCGGCCTGTCTTGCGGACCTCGGTCACGACGTCACGAACGTCGAGATCGACCAGGACGTCGTCGACACGATCAACGCCGGCGAAGCCCCCATCCACGAAGCGGGCCTCGCGGAACGAATCGCCGAGAACGCGGGCGAGCGGTTGCGGGCGACTACCGACTACGGCGCCGTTCGCGACAGTGACCTCACCTTCCTCTGTCTGCCGACGCCACAACACGACGACGGCAGCCTCGACCTGACGGCGATGCGCGCGGCCTCGGAGTCGCTCGGGGCGGCCCTCGCCGAGAAGGACGGCGACCACCTCGTCGTCGTCAAGAGCACCGTGTTGCCGGGGACGACCGAGGACGTCGTCGGCCCGATAGTCAGCAAGGCGAGCGGACGACCTGTGGGCGAGGGCCTCGAGCTGGCGATGAACCCCGAGTTCCTCCGGATGGGCACCGCCGTCGAGGACTTCCTCGAGCCCGAGAAGGTCGTCGTCGGGGCGACCGACTCGGCGGCCGCCGACACCCTGCGGGAACTCTACGCCCCCATGCGCGAGCGCGGAGCGGACTTCGTCGAGACGGGCGTCCGCGAGGCCGAGTTGATCAAGTACGCCAACAACGCCTTCCTCGCCTCGAAGGTCTCGCTGGTGAACGAACTCGGGAACGTCGCCAAGGCCTACGGCGTCGACGCCTACGAAGTGCTCGACGCCGTCGGGCTCGACAACCGCATTTCCGAGCAATTCATGCGCTCGGGACTCGGCTGGGGCGGCTCCTGTTTCCCCAAAGACGTCAACGCCCTTCGAGCGGGCGCGCGAGAGCAAGGCTACGATCCCGAACTCCTGGACGCCGTCGTCCGCGTCAACGACGGCCAGCCCCGTCGGCTCGTTGACCTGTTATCGAACCACGTCGACCTCGAGGGCGCCCGGATCGCCGTCCTCGGACTGTCGTTCAAACCCGGGACCGACGACGTCCGGAAGTCCCGCGCGCTCGAGGTCATCGACTCCCTCCTCGAGCGAGGCGCGACCGTCGTCGGCTACGATCCGGTCGCCACCGAGAACCTGCAGTCTACGTACCCCGCGTACGCCGACCGCGACGGCCTCGAGTACGCCGCGAGCGCCGCGGAGGCTCTCGAGGGCGCCGACGGGGCCGTCGTCGCGACAGACTGGCCCGAGTTCGACGACCTCACAGGAGCACTCGAACGGATGACCACACGAGTGCTCGTCGACGGTCGCCGAATCGACGTCTCCGAGGCTGATCTCGAGGTCTACGAGGGTCTCACCTGGTAA
- a CDS encoding DUF302 domain-containing protein, whose translation MTLPIDPAEIDPDDIGAKQTTLEMDHEDAIEHVREVFTDAGFGVPVEFSPSEMLNEKVDAGRDPYYVLGACNPAVADKALEVSDNKIGAIFPCNVVVWEESPGTQRVYHVSIMRIARLVGMAPDDDAMADIVATTGELVDDAFDNL comes from the coding sequence ATGACGCTCCCAATCGACCCGGCCGAGATCGACCCCGACGACATCGGCGCGAAACAGACAACCCTCGAGATGGACCACGAGGACGCAATCGAACACGTGCGCGAGGTGTTCACCGATGCCGGCTTCGGCGTCCCCGTCGAGTTCTCCCCCTCGGAGATGCTCAACGAGAAAGTCGACGCTGGACGCGATCCTTACTACGTCCTCGGGGCCTGCAACCCGGCCGTCGCGGACAAGGCGCTCGAGGTTTCTGACAACAAAATCGGTGCGATATTCCCGTGTAACGTCGTCGTCTGGGAGGAGTCGCCCGGCACCCAGCGCGTCTACCACGTGAGCATCATGCGCATCGCTCGACTCGTCGGAATGGCTCCGGACGACGACGCGATGGCCGACATCGTGGCCACAACTGGCGAACTGGTAGACGACGCCTTCGATAATCTTTAA